The proteins below are encoded in one region of Metabacillus dongyingensis:
- a CDS encoding energy-coupling factor ABC transporter substrate-binding protein, producing the protein MKNFILFLFVIVLAIIPLYLQKDAEFSGADGQAEELIEEIAPAYEPWFSTIWEPPSGEIESLLFSLQAAAGAIVIGYVIGFGRARKKYSSK; encoded by the coding sequence ATGAAAAATTTCATTTTGTTTTTATTCGTTATTGTGTTGGCAATTATTCCTTTATATCTCCAAAAAGATGCTGAATTTAGCGGGGCTGACGGTCAAGCAGAAGAATTAATTGAGGAAATTGCACCTGCTTATGAGCCTTGGTTCAGTACAATTTGGGAGCCGCCAAGCGGTGAAATTGAAAGTTTACTATTTTCTTTACAGGCTGCTGCTGGTGCGATTGTCATTGGTTATGTAATCGGATTTGGCCGGGCCAGGAAAAAATATTCCTCTAAATAA
- the cbiQ gene encoding cobalt ECF transporter T component CbiQ, with product MKIDDYAYTSALKDVHPVEKVGFAFAYLLFTIITKNICIACLTFILMSVGIVFGAKIPFYHYIKLLLFPSFFLFSSIIAILVSIAPANGERINAIWSIQMGSWQLYVSPYSINQAYHLAATALASVSCLYFLILTTTLPQLIWVLKKVNLPTLFIELVGLTYRFIFVLLDKMHEIYLSQSSRLGYQSYRVWITSIAQLIVSLFIKSIRSARELQIAIDSRGGDEGLYEVELNVTYNRFHCAGITVSIAALLAITFITQIIE from the coding sequence TTGAAAATCGATGATTATGCTTATACTAGTGCATTAAAAGATGTTCATCCAGTTGAGAAAGTTGGGTTTGCTTTTGCTTATTTACTATTTACGATCATTACAAAGAATATATGTATTGCTTGTCTAACATTTATTTTGATGAGTGTAGGTATTGTTTTTGGTGCGAAAATACCTTTTTATCATTATATAAAGCTTCTTCTGTTTCCTTCTTTTTTTCTGTTTTCCAGCATAATTGCCATTTTAGTTTCAATTGCTCCTGCGAATGGTGAAAGAATAAATGCAATATGGAGTATTCAAATGGGATCATGGCAACTATATGTTAGCCCATATAGCATCAATCAGGCCTATCATCTCGCTGCAACTGCCTTAGCAAGTGTGAGCTGTTTGTACTTCCTGATTTTGACAACAACTCTTCCCCAGTTGATATGGGTATTAAAAAAAGTAAACCTGCCGACTCTTTTTATAGAATTAGTGGGATTGACTTATCGTTTTATCTTTGTACTGTTGGATAAGATGCATGAAATCTATCTTTCCCAATCCAGCAGGCTTGGTTATCAAAGTTATAGAGTTTGGATCACTTCTATCGCACAACTTATCGTTAGTCTCTTTATTAAATCGATACGTTCTGCCAGAGAATTGCAAATAGCAATAGACAGCCGCGGCGGAGATGAGGGTTTGTATGAAGTGGAATTGAATGTGACGTATAATCGATTTCACTGCGCAGGAATTACTGTTTCCATTGCAGCACTTTTGGCAATAACCTTTATAACACAGATTATTGAATGA
- a CDS encoding energy-coupling factor ABC transporter ATP-binding protein, with protein MNENVKGATPVRSPILSFENVTYKYPDGTIALKDISFSIEHGKKIALIGNNGAGKSTLFLLLNGILKPTAGSIKFKDKKITYTRKEIRQIRKQAGIVFQNPETQLFSSSVYEDIKFGPKNLGLNPEELEKTVNEAMVLTETETLKDKPPHFLSIGQKKRVAFAGIIAMNPELMILDEPTAGLDPYYSMKIMELLQNWNNKNRTILLSTHNVDLAYEWADEVIILNNGKIIAHGSPAEVFQNAEAIQQSHLEKPWVMEIFENLAETKILSHKNYPKSKKELVEIMSTLNKC; from the coding sequence TTGAATGAAAATGTAAAAGGGGCTACACCAGTGAGATCACCAATTCTTTCATTTGAAAATGTTACATATAAATATCCAGATGGAACTATTGCCTTAAAAGATATTTCATTTTCCATTGAACATGGGAAAAAGATTGCCTTAATAGGCAATAATGGAGCTGGAAAATCAACATTATTCTTGCTTCTTAATGGAATTTTAAAACCAACGGCCGGTTCCATTAAATTTAAAGATAAAAAAATAACATATACACGCAAAGAGATCCGGCAAATTCGTAAACAGGCAGGAATCGTTTTTCAAAATCCTGAGACACAGCTTTTTTCATCAAGTGTTTATGAAGATATTAAATTTGGCCCTAAGAATTTAGGGCTAAATCCTGAAGAGCTAGAAAAAACAGTTAACGAGGCAATGGTTTTAACTGAAACGGAAACTTTAAAAGATAAACCACCTCATTTTTTAAGTATTGGTCAGAAGAAACGGGTTGCATTTGCAGGAATTATTGCAATGAATCCAGAGTTAATGATATTGGACGAGCCAACTGCAGGACTTGATCCCTATTATTCTATGAAAATTATGGAGTTATTGCAAAATTGGAACAATAAAAACCGTACGATATTACTATCTACTCATAATGTTGATCTTGCTTATGAATGGGCCGATGAAGTCATTATCTTAAATAACGGAAAGATTATTGCGCATGGTTCTCCTGCAGAAGTATTTCAAAATGCAGAAGCAATCCAACAAAGTCATTTAGAAAAGCCTTGGGTAATGGAGATTTTTGAAAACCTTGCTGAAACAAAAATTCTTTCACACAAAAATTATCCTAAATCCAAAAAAGAGTTAGTTGAAATAATGAGTACATTAAATAAATGCTAA
- a CDS encoding DinB family protein: MNSKLINHFLSHRAVTLELISKMQHDNPEFKPAETSMTTEKLITHMLTSMYKFTAVVKAGNAQPLMQEAEITETNLLKLAELYTEQTVQILESLTEEELNQVIDLTDVFGFKIPGTALIKMGIEHEVNHKGNLFVYARLLGHTELPMYIKKN; the protein is encoded by the coding sequence ATGAATTCAAAATTAATCAACCATTTTCTATCACACCGAGCTGTAACACTGGAATTAATATCAAAAATGCAGCATGATAACCCTGAATTTAAACCTGCAGAAACATCCATGACGACAGAAAAACTGATTACGCACATGCTGACTTCGATGTACAAATTTACAGCTGTAGTGAAAGCAGGAAATGCACAGCCGCTCATGCAGGAAGCTGAAATAACGGAAACGAACCTGCTGAAACTTGCGGAACTCTATACGGAACAAACGGTGCAGATCCTTGAATCGTTAACAGAGGAAGAGTTAAATCAAGTCATTGATTTAACAGATGTATTCGGATTCAAAATTCCAGGGACCGCTCTAATTAAAATGGGAATTGAGCATGAAGTAAATCATAAAGGAAATCTATTTGTTTATGCTCGCTTGCTTGGACATACAGAACTGCCGATGTATATTAAGAAAAATTAA
- a CDS encoding helix-turn-helix domain-containing protein has translation MGKTLNISKVASLLGESSYILKMWELEFSAFLEIERDHKNARVYSPENIEVLRKIKHLKDSQLDHETIIQMLNMNGKSEAAAAKADTDMELSAKKNIKVALEEIFNLIEEKGKQDMSILELKMDQLELTLIDEMKRTVKQELDAHSKTQLSAAKGQFSALHNKLNEQSKVQLSTAKGQFSALHNKLNEQSKVQLSAAKGQFSALHDKLDVIHETSSNERNMYQEEIRYERELAKKHIEIREQKFLAFVQQHQKSRDERKYGLSMLKQFMGFAK, from the coding sequence GTGGGGAAAACATTAAATATTTCAAAGGTTGCTTCATTGCTTGGGGAATCTTCTTATATTTTAAAAATGTGGGAACTGGAATTCTCAGCATTTCTGGAAATCGAGAGGGATCATAAAAATGCACGTGTGTATTCACCGGAAAATATTGAGGTGCTCCGTAAAATTAAGCACTTAAAAGACAGTCAGCTTGACCACGAAACAATTATCCAAATGCTGAACATGAACGGGAAATCTGAGGCTGCTGCAGCAAAGGCTGATACTGATATGGAACTTTCAGCAAAGAAAAATATAAAAGTTGCGCTTGAGGAAATCTTTAACTTAATCGAAGAAAAAGGGAAACAGGATATGTCTATTTTGGAGCTGAAAATGGATCAGCTGGAGCTGACGCTGATTGATGAAATGAAGAGAACGGTCAAGCAGGAGCTTGATGCGCATTCCAAAACTCAGCTGAGTGCAGCAAAAGGACAATTCTCGGCGCTTCATAATAAGCTCAATGAACAATCTAAAGTTCAGCTGAGTACTGCAAAGGGACAATTTTCAGCCCTTCATAATAAGCTTAATGAACAATCTAAAGTTCAGCTGAGTGCTGCAAAAGGACAATTCTCCGCGCTTCATGATAAGCTTGATGTGATCCATGAAACGTCAAGCAATGAAAGGAATATGTATCAAGAAGAAATCAGATACGAACGGGAGCTTGCCAAAAAGCATATTGAAATTCGCGAGCAAAAGTTTCTTGCGTTTGTTCAGCAGCATCAAAAATCGAGAGATGAACGCAAATACGGTCTTTCTATGCTGAAGCAGTTCATGGGATTTGCTAAATAA
- a CDS encoding antibiotic biosynthesis monooxygenase family protein, with protein sequence MDTYAVIFTSQRSDKDAAGYEKMAEAMEEYAKKQPGFLHMESVRGPDGFGITISYWHSLDAIKEWKQHTQHQSAQKAGKEKWYSDYKVEICKIEKEYSMQKE encoded by the coding sequence TTGGATACATATGCAGTTATTTTCACATCACAGCGATCGGATAAGGATGCTGCCGGTTATGAAAAAATGGCTGAAGCCATGGAAGAATATGCCAAAAAACAGCCTGGTTTTCTTCACATGGAGAGTGTGAGAGGGCCCGATGGATTCGGAATCACCATTTCCTATTGGCATTCTCTTGATGCCATAAAAGAATGGAAGCAGCACACCCAGCATCAGAGTGCACAGAAAGCTGGAAAAGAAAAATGGTACTCAGATTATAAAGTGGAAATTTGTAAAATCGAGAAAGAATACTCCATGCAAAAAGAGTAA
- a CDS encoding SDR family NAD(P)-dependent oxidoreductase, which translates to MYLPSFHLKNKLAVITGAGRGIGRALAIGYAEAGADVVLLSRTEADLLEVAGEIKAMGQKAFPIVTDVTDKDSINQAFEQIKKINPAIDILINNAGMNIRSKAFDVTEEEWETIMNTNLKSAFFMSQKAGELMKQQGNGGRIINISSVAGHTALRTGVVYAQTKAAMIQMTKVLAFEWGQHNIAVNSVGPWYFETPLTEKILSDEKYVSDILAVTPLKRIGQLPELVGPAVFLGSDAASYITGQTLFVDGGMTIQGF; encoded by the coding sequence ATGTATTTACCATCATTTCACTTGAAAAACAAACTTGCCGTTATAACAGGAGCAGGACGGGGAATTGGAAGAGCATTAGCCATTGGATATGCAGAAGCTGGAGCAGATGTTGTACTGCTTTCCAGAACAGAAGCAGATCTTCTTGAAGTTGCAGGCGAAATTAAAGCAATGGGGCAAAAAGCTTTTCCGATTGTCACCGACGTGACGGATAAAGACAGTATAAATCAGGCATTTGAGCAAATAAAAAAGATCAATCCAGCCATAGATATTTTAATCAATAATGCCGGAATGAATATTCGGTCTAAAGCATTTGATGTAACAGAGGAAGAATGGGAAACGATTATGAATACAAATTTGAAATCTGCTTTTTTTATGTCACAGAAAGCGGGAGAGCTGATGAAACAACAGGGAAATGGCGGCAGAATCATTAATATTTCTTCCGTTGCAGGACATACTGCCTTGCGTACAGGTGTCGTCTATGCCCAGACAAAAGCGGCGATGATTCAAATGACTAAAGTATTGGCTTTTGAATGGGGGCAGCATAATATTGCCGTTAACTCTGTTGGTCCATGGTATTTTGAAACACCTCTAACCGAAAAAATATTGAGCGACGAAAAATATGTATCTGACATTTTAGCTGTCACCCCGTTAAAAAGAATTGGCCAGCTGCCTGAACTTGTCGGACCAGCTGTATTTTTGGGATCTGATGCTGCAAGTTACATTACAGGCCAAACGTTATTTGTTGATGGCGGCATGACCATACAAGGTTTTTAG
- a CDS encoding YtxH domain-containing protein — protein sequence MTIYNSNQNNTLGSEPAPAEISKTEISIAKKDKDKNNSKLVKGILAGAVIGGLVTLFDRKTRNQVKDSAVNLKDSSVDVFTQVKENPGEVKNQMVSQFKSAADSLKDAINEAKKLYDRLNEDVMDNVNDVVQISNDTLSTAKDAQKDLASIGSKVKEAGSELTGGSETNRSASEKAPKTPTTHTSIPGSNVGKF from the coding sequence ATGACAATCTATAATTCGAACCAAAACAATACACTGGGATCAGAACCAGCACCAGCAGAAATTTCGAAGACTGAAATTAGTATTGCAAAAAAAGACAAAGATAAAAATAACAGCAAGCTTGTAAAGGGAATTTTAGCAGGTGCAGTTATAGGCGGACTAGTCACCCTATTTGACCGTAAAACCCGAAATCAAGTGAAAGACTCAGCTGTTAATTTGAAGGATTCATCTGTTGATGTTTTTACACAGGTAAAAGAAAATCCAGGTGAAGTCAAAAATCAAATGGTATCACAATTTAAAAGTGCAGCAGATTCATTAAAAGATGCAATCAATGAGGCAAAAAAACTCTATGACCGTTTAAATGAAGATGTTATGGATAACGTGAATGACGTCGTTCAAATTTCAAATGATACACTTTCTACAGCTAAAGACGCACAAAAAGATCTGGCATCAATCGGCTCAAAGGTAAAAGAAGCTGGCAGTGAGTTAACTGGAGGATCTGAAACAAATCGTTCTGCTTCTGAAAAAGCACCAAAAACACCAACAACTCATACTTCCATTCCAGGAAGCAATGTTGGAAAATTTTAA
- the pepF gene encoding oligoendopeptidase F, protein MEKTIEKRLYRSEVPAELTWNLEDLFETHQDWESELTTIERDAAQIRKYRGKLGDGANSLLECLQAEENLSKKIVRAGTYISLQQSADGTNPEHQGNYSRFAAVHSKANADLSFIESELLSLPDGTIDAYIKEQSGLAAFSIKLNELLQSKVHQLSEETEEVLAALGEVHGSPYRVYQTSKSADMDFGTIEDENGNVLPNSFALYEDRYEFTPNTFVRRKAYDSFVMTLKKYKNTFAATYATEVKKQITVSRLRKYNSVTDMLLKPQHVTKEMYHNQLSIIQKELAPHMRRFAALKKRVLQLEELHFCDLKAPLDTEFNPKTTYNDACSVILEALEVMGPEYTEIMKKALEDRWVDLADNVGKSTGAFCSSPYGVHPYILITWQDTMRGAFVLAHELGHAGHFYLANKNQRIMNTRPSTYFVEAPSTLNEMLLGRHLLKKTEDKRMRRWVILQLLGTYYHNFVTHLLEGEFQRRVYEAAETGQPITAKMLCDLKGNVLSSFWGDTVTFDEGASLTWMRQPHYYMGLYPYTYSAGLTASTLVSQLIDEEGKPAVDRWIEVLKAGGTKKPVDLLKDAGVDMTNPEAIRTAVAYVGTLVDELEKSYE, encoded by the coding sequence TTGGAAAAAACGATTGAAAAACGTTTATATCGCAGTGAAGTGCCTGCAGAACTGACATGGAATTTAGAAGATTTGTTTGAAACACATCAGGATTGGGAGTCAGAATTAACGACCATTGAACGGGACGCCGCACAAATCAGAAAATATAGAGGGAAGCTCGGTGACGGTGCAAACTCTCTATTGGAATGCCTTCAAGCCGAAGAAAATTTATCAAAAAAAATAGTGAGAGCCGGAACATACATCAGCCTGCAGCAATCTGCAGACGGAACAAATCCCGAGCATCAAGGAAATTACTCTAGGTTTGCTGCCGTTCATTCAAAAGCAAATGCAGATTTATCTTTTATAGAATCTGAACTATTGTCTCTTCCTGACGGAACCATTGATGCATACATAAAGGAACAAAGCGGATTAGCAGCATTCAGCATAAAATTAAATGAATTGCTCCAGTCGAAAGTTCATCAGCTGTCAGAAGAAACAGAAGAAGTATTGGCAGCATTGGGAGAAGTCCACGGTTCACCTTACCGAGTCTATCAAACAAGTAAATCTGCTGATATGGATTTTGGTACAATTGAAGACGAAAATGGGAATGTGCTGCCGAATTCATTTGCACTTTATGAAGACCGCTATGAATTTACGCCGAATACATTTGTAAGAAGAAAAGCATATGATTCTTTCGTTATGACACTGAAAAAATATAAAAACACTTTTGCAGCCACTTATGCTACTGAGGTGAAAAAACAGATTACGGTTTCACGATTGAGAAAGTATAATTCAGTAACAGACATGCTGCTTAAGCCCCAGCATGTGACAAAGGAGATGTATCATAATCAGCTTTCTATTATTCAAAAGGAACTAGCGCCCCATATGCGAAGGTTTGCAGCCTTGAAAAAAAGAGTCCTGCAGCTTGAAGAATTGCATTTTTGTGATTTAAAGGCACCGCTTGATACAGAGTTTAATCCTAAAACGACCTATAATGATGCTTGCAGTGTGATCCTGGAAGCACTTGAAGTAATGGGCCCTGAATATACGGAAATTATGAAAAAAGCGTTAGAAGACCGATGGGTTGATCTGGCGGATAATGTAGGGAAATCAACAGGTGCATTCTGTTCAAGCCCTTACGGTGTGCATCCATATATTTTAATCACGTGGCAAGATACGATGAGGGGTGCATTTGTACTTGCACATGAACTTGGCCATGCAGGACATTTCTATTTGGCAAACAAAAATCAGCGCATTATGAATACAAGACCTTCAACATATTTCGTTGAGGCCCCTTCAACATTAAACGAAATGCTGCTTGGCAGGCATTTACTTAAGAAGACCGAGGATAAACGAATGAGACGCTGGGTCATTCTTCAGCTCCTCGGAACGTATTATCATAACTTTGTTACACATTTACTCGAAGGAGAATTCCAGCGCCGGGTCTATGAAGCAGCCGAAACAGGCCAGCCGATTACAGCTAAAATGCTCTGTGATCTTAAAGGGAATGTTCTCTCCTCTTTTTGGGGTGACACGGTAACATTTGATGAGGGAGCCTCATTAACCTGGATGAGACAGCCTCATTATTATATGGGTCTCTACCCTTACACGTACTCAGCTGGACTGACAGCATCAACCTTGGTCTCGCAATTGATAGATGAAGAAGGAAAACCTGCAGTAGACCGCTGGATCGAGGTGTTAAAAGCTGGAGGAACCAAAAAACCAGTGGATCTATTGAAAGATGCAGGCGTGGATATGACAAATCCTGAAGCCATCAGAACAGCCGTCGCATATGTCGGCACGCTTGTTGATGAGCTGGAGAAAAGTTATGAATAA
- the recQ gene encoding DNA helicase RecQ, whose protein sequence is MLLQQAKEHLQHYFGYSSFRPGQEEIISSVLNGNHSAGIMPTGGGKSICYQIPALLFSGITLVISPLISLMKDQVDSLDQAGIPATFLNSTLSQTETSARLLDLAAGKYRILYVAPERLESSLFLEQLQKMNVSMVAVDEAHCISQWGHDFRPSYLRIKDLKTELKSNPVFLALTATATPIVKEDICTSLGIQEQYTTVTGFERGNLSFNISKGENRYDFIERYIANNSTESGIIYAATRKEADHIYERLIKKGIQAGRYHGGMSDVQRGLQQDLFLKDDILVMVATNAFGMGIDKSNVRYVIHYQLPKNMESYYQEAGRAGRDGLDSECFLLYSPQDIQIQRYLIEQSTFQKERQQAELVKLHQMRDYCHTEGCLQAFILNYFGDSEAEPCGKCSNCRDERMHEDVTKEAQMVLSCMIRMGQRFGKTMISQVLTGSSNKKVIDFKFNELSTYGILKHQTAKEVSEFIDFLTSEQYISITGGQFPVLVVEEKGLEVLKGHLEVHRKEKMRIVEAAANDGLFMQLKELRKQLATEENVPPFVIFSDKSLKDMSAKMPKSLEEFLAVQGVGEAKQQKYGEIFIGKITAYVNENPNIEQPAQTLVPVKKERKESSHLDSLQLYKEGLNVNEIAEKRDLSVITIENHLLRCAKEGLDIDFDAWIPAKYEMQIEEAIRTHGYGLLKPLKESLPDEVTYFMIKAAIVRRELVH, encoded by the coding sequence ATTTTGTTACAACAAGCGAAAGAGCATTTGCAGCACTATTTTGGTTATTCATCATTCCGTCCGGGACAGGAAGAAATTATCAGCAGCGTTTTGAATGGAAATCATTCAGCAGGCATTATGCCGACTGGAGGCGGAAAGTCCATCTGCTATCAAATACCCGCACTCTTATTTTCTGGCATTACCCTCGTCATTTCTCCCCTTATTTCACTCATGAAAGATCAGGTGGACTCTCTTGATCAAGCAGGAATCCCTGCTACCTTCCTCAATAGCACACTCTCTCAAACAGAAACAAGTGCCAGGCTATTAGATTTAGCAGCAGGAAAGTATCGAATTTTATATGTTGCGCCTGAAAGATTGGAATCATCTTTGTTTTTAGAGCAGCTGCAAAAAATGAATGTTTCAATGGTTGCTGTTGATGAAGCCCACTGTATCTCCCAATGGGGTCATGATTTCCGGCCGAGCTATTTAAGAATAAAAGATTTAAAAACGGAGCTTAAATCAAATCCCGTTTTTCTGGCATTGACAGCTACAGCGACTCCAATTGTTAAAGAAGATATATGCACCTCACTTGGAATCCAAGAGCAATACACAACTGTAACAGGATTTGAGAGGGGAAATTTGTCATTCAATATAAGCAAAGGTGAAAACAGATACGACTTTATTGAAAGATACATAGCTAATAACAGCACCGAGTCAGGAATAATATACGCTGCTACAAGAAAAGAAGCAGATCACATATATGAGCGGCTTATTAAAAAAGGAATTCAAGCAGGGAGATATCACGGGGGGATGAGTGATGTGCAGCGCGGTCTGCAGCAGGACCTGTTCTTGAAGGATGATATTCTTGTAATGGTAGCTACCAATGCATTCGGCATGGGAATTGATAAATCAAATGTCAGATATGTCATTCACTATCAGCTTCCTAAAAATATGGAAAGCTATTACCAGGAGGCGGGGAGAGCGGGAAGAGATGGTTTAGACAGTGAATGCTTTCTGTTGTATTCCCCGCAGGATATTCAAATACAGCGTTATTTAATCGAACAATCTACCTTCCAGAAAGAAAGACAGCAGGCCGAGCTTGTTAAACTGCATCAAATGCGCGATTATTGTCATACAGAAGGGTGTCTTCAAGCATTTATTCTGAATTATTTTGGTGACAGTGAAGCTGAACCGTGCGGCAAATGCAGCAATTGCAGAGACGAGCGCATGCATGAGGATGTAACAAAAGAAGCGCAGATGGTTCTCTCATGTATGATCAGAATGGGGCAAAGATTCGGTAAAACCATGATCAGTCAGGTGCTGACGGGTTCTTCAAACAAAAAAGTGATCGATTTTAAATTTAATGAGCTTTCAACTTATGGCATCTTAAAACACCAGACAGCAAAAGAAGTCAGCGAATTTATTGATTTTCTTACATCTGAGCAGTATATTTCAATAACTGGCGGTCAATTCCCCGTTCTTGTAGTCGAAGAGAAGGGACTAGAGGTTCTAAAGGGCCATTTAGAAGTGCACCGAAAGGAAAAAATGCGTATTGTTGAAGCTGCAGCGAATGACGGGCTGTTCATGCAGCTTAAAGAACTGAGAAAGCAGCTTGCAACAGAGGAAAATGTTCCGCCATTTGTTATTTTCTCAGATAAATCCTTAAAGGATATGAGTGCCAAAATGCCGAAGTCACTGGAAGAATTTCTTGCAGTTCAGGGGGTTGGAGAAGCTAAACAGCAAAAGTATGGTGAAATTTTTATTGGGAAAATAACAGCATATGTTAACGAGAACCCTAATATTGAGCAGCCGGCTCAAACGCTGGTTCCTGTTAAAAAAGAGCGAAAAGAATCATCTCATCTGGACTCCCTGCAATTGTACAAAGAAGGTCTGAATGTAAATGAAATTGCTGAAAAAAGAGATTTGTCGGTGATTACAATTGAAAATCATTTACTTCGCTGTGCCAAAGAGGGACTTGACATTGATTTTGATGCCTGGATCCCAGCCAAGTATGAAATGCAAATCGAAGAGGCGATCCGGACACACGGCTATGGCCTGCTGAAGCCGCTGAAAGAAAGCCTTCCTGATGAGGTGACCTATTTTATGATTAAAGCGGCCATTGTAAGAAGAGAGCTGGTTCATTAA
- a CDS encoding cold-inducible protein YdjO-related protein, producing MYRKKPEDIVTEETKVWICTSEECKGWVRDNFKSSESETPVCPLCKSEMKASTKVLEVINNHKKY from the coding sequence ATGTATAGAAAAAAACCAGAAGATATCGTAACAGAGGAAACGAAAGTATGGATTTGCACGTCTGAGGAATGCAAAGGATGGGTTCGCGATAACTTTAAAAGCAGTGAAAGCGAAACACCTGTATGTCCGCTCTGCAAAAGTGAAATGAAAGCAAGCACTAAAGTGCTTGAGGTTATAAATAATCATAAAAAGTATTAA
- a CDS encoding cold-inducible protein YdjO-related protein: MYFAKKGAEEPVTIIEDTTVYACESEACNGWMRKDFSTEDLACPMCGSQMSEEVRELPQIKMDYNPFSK; encoded by the coding sequence ATGTACTTTGCGAAAAAGGGTGCTGAAGAACCCGTTACAATTATTGAAGACACAACAGTATACGCTTGTGAATCGGAAGCTTGTAATGGCTGGATGAGAAAAGATTTTTCAACGGAAGATCTGGCATGCCCGATGTGCGGAAGTCAAATGTCAGAAGAAGTGCGTGAGCTGCCGCAGATAAAAATGGACTACAATCCTTTCAGTAAATAG
- a CDS encoding ATP-binding protein — translation MEMQLIASKYDKIPFPYFLVDRKLKIVSVSKCTFNIFDEESHFLDIVGIGSKKKAAKFILDTPSITKIELNLKTKSNPMTLFDVYIQYEGKNFIHIFCIDKEESVDQIYQAVKTLEDDLLYANHNLLEKQEQLEKLLQQMKEMAIKQDSLATVGQIAASIAHEISNPLTSVKGFLQLLKPHLIEIGKGHYADVALEELNRANDIIYEFLNTSKEKNKDRQPILLRKLINDIILIFKSEAILSNCELTYTVNDPELMITVDVKQMKQVLLNIVKNAMEAIQISHKKDNGMIAITTRIEDGHVVIQITDNGIGMGKETVDSLFKPFFTTKEQGTGIGLAVCFEIVKSNNGRIEVASAEGQGSAFSISLPIHK, via the coding sequence ATGGAAATGCAATTAATCGCAAGTAAATATGACAAAATACCATTTCCTTATTTTCTGGTCGATCGAAAGCTTAAGATCGTATCAGTTTCAAAATGCACGTTTAATATCTTTGATGAGGAAAGCCATTTCCTCGATATAGTAGGAATTGGAAGCAAGAAAAAAGCAGCTAAGTTCATTTTGGACACGCCGTCCATTACTAAAATTGAACTGAATTTAAAAACGAAATCAAATCCGATGACATTATTTGATGTCTATATTCAATATGAGGGCAAAAACTTTATTCATATCTTTTGCATTGATAAAGAAGAAAGTGTTGATCAAATTTACCAGGCCGTTAAAACGCTTGAAGATGATTTGCTTTATGCCAACCATAATTTGCTTGAAAAGCAGGAGCAGCTCGAGAAATTACTTCAGCAGATGAAGGAGATGGCCATAAAGCAGGACAGCCTGGCAACGGTTGGACAAATTGCCGCAAGCATTGCCCATGAAATCAGTAATCCGCTTACTAGCGTAAAGGGTTTTCTGCAGCTGCTGAAGCCTCATTTAATCGAAATCGGAAAAGGTCATTATGCTGATGTAGCTTTAGAAGAATTAAATCGTGCAAACGATATCATCTATGAGTTTTTAAATACCTCTAAAGAGAAGAATAAAGACAGACAGCCCATTTTACTCAGAAAACTGATAAATGACATTATTCTGATTTTTAAAAGTGAAGCTATACTATCAAATTGTGAGCTGACTTACACTGTTAATGACCCTGAACTTATGATTACGGTTGATGTTAAGCAAATGAAACAAGTGCTGCTGAATATTGTTAAAAATGCGATGGAAGCCATTCAAATCAGTCATAAAAAAGATAATGGAATGATTGCAATTACAACCAGAATAGAAGACGGCCATGTTGTTATTCAGATTACAGACAATGGAATAGGAATGGGAAAGGAGACGGTAGATTCTCTCTTTAAACCATTCTTCACAACAAAGGAACAAGGAACAGGCATAGGTCTTGCTGTTTGTTTTGAAATCGTTAAGTCGAATAATGGCAGGATTGAAGTTGCAAGCGCAGAAGGTCAAGGGTCTGCCTTCAGCATTTCATTGCCTATTCATAAATAG